The window TGTTGCAATATCTTGAATCTTTAAACGTTTCGTAAAATACTTAAGCAAAAAGTAGACAATCAATCCAATCATCGATCCTGCTATCACTTTTATTTGCGGTGTCACATCTGCATAGCTTTCAAGCATTTGAATCGTAAATGCTGTTGTAAAAGCTACCAATAAGGCAACATAATTCCGCGACTCAAAAATCTTCGCAATTCCATCAATGTACGCATCTCCACGTTTCGTATACTCATGCCCCTCCAAATCTAGCAAGCTTTTTCTTTCAATTTTTCGAACCTCGCGAAACTGTTGAATGGCAAGAGCCAAGAAGGTAACGGCTGTGAAGTTTTTAGTCATTAACGTTGGAATTATAAAAGCCCCAAGAGCAGCAGCAACAACACCTGTAACAACATGTATCAAATATCCGTTTGGATAATTCGGATACTGACGATAGTCCATCTTAATCGATAAGACTCTAGCTAGTGTTCCGATTATGGTTGCGGTAACAATTAGTAGTAAGAATTCAGGTGATATGATATCTTTCCCGTTTTCCATGTCATTTCAACCCCCTTACAATTTTAAGAAACAGCACAAAATCTCAACCCGCCTTATTAGTTTCTAATAGATTTTGTTGTTTTGTATTTTGTTATACCAAGGAATCTCCGTAATATGGAATTTTTGCGGAATTGTTTGCCAATACTATAAGAATTAAAAGGAACAAATGAGGTGTTAACCATGGTCCTTCGAGACGAGGAAACTTCCGAAAAAACAATTCAAAAAAGCATCTTCCGGAAAGAAGCGCAACAGAAGGTAACTGGTGTAGCTAAATATACAGATGATTTGCCTACCACAGGGATGCTCCACGTCCATTTAGTGACTAGCCCGTACGCACATGCAAAAATTGTATCGATCGACACAAGCAAGGCTGCACGATCACCCGGCGTTCGTGCAATTGTACTGGGACAGGCATACCCCCTAACTGGGGAAGAAATTCAAGATCGGCCTATCATTGCTTTTGATAGAGTTCGGTATCACGGCGAGCCAGTTGCTGCTATAGTAGCAGACCGCATAGTCAATGCGAAGAAAGCCGCAGTATTGATTGAAGTATCTTATGAACTTCTATCTGTTGTGAATTCACCGCGGGATGGGCTGAAAGGGGATGCCCCACTTATACATCCACAGCTAGATTTATATCAAAAGATTCAACACGTATATCCAGAGCCTTACACGAACATTGCCAATCGTTCGAAGATTCGCAAAGGGGACATGCAGAAAGGGTGGAAAGAGAGCGATGTCGTTATAGAATCGAGATACACATTCTCCCCATCCGATCACATGGCAATTGAAACACGGTGCGTAACTGCTGAGATTCGGCCAGATGGTGTTGTTATGTTGAATTCAGCAACACAAGCGCCCTATATGATAAAAAAACTCATGAGCCAATATTTAAAAATCGATTCTGGAAAAATCATTGTCAATACTCCTTTTGTTGGCGGAGGCTACGGAGGTAAGGTAGCTGTTCAACTTGAATTAATTGCTTATCTAGCTTCAAAAGCAGTTGGCGGTCGACCAGTCAAGCTATGGAATTCCCGTGAGCAAGATATGATTACATCTCCTGTACATATTGGTTTGGATGCAAAAATCAAGTTAGGTGCTACTAGAGAAGGTAAAGTCACTGCTGCAGAAATCGAATATCTTTTTGATGGCGGCGCCTATTCCGACAAAGGAGCAACGATTTCCCGCGCTGCCGCTGTTACAGCTACTGGGCCGTATAACATTGAGAACATCGCTTGCGATTCCCTTTGTATCTATACCAACCACCCTTACGCTACCGCATTTCGTGGGTTTAGCCATTCCGAGTTACTTTGCGCCTTTGAAAGCGCTATGGACCAACTAGCGAAAAAACTGTCACTCGACCCGATTGAACTACGCTCAAGAAATTTAATTTTACCTGGTCACTCGACGCCTACGCAAATGGTGCTAAATAAAAGTACGATTGGAGATCTTCCCGCTTGTGTGGACAAACTAAAGGAACTCATGGCATGGAATGAAGGTCAGCTTGTACAAGTAAACGATCGAAAAGTACGTGCTAAGGGGATTAGCTTAATCTGGAAAACTTCTACGATTGATTCTGACGCAAGTTCTGGCGTGACGCTACTATTTAATCTCGATGGAAGTATCGAGTTAATGTCAGGTCTTGTTGAAATCGGGACTGGAACAAAGACAATTCTTGCACAGATACTCGCAGAAAAACTTAAGATGGACGTCTCACTGATTCATGTGAAAATGGAAGTGGATACACAAGTCATGCCAGAGCATTGGAAGACAGTTGCCAGTAGAGGAACGTTAATGGCAGGAAGGGCTGTTTTAAAAGCTGCCGACGATGTGATCTATCAATTAAAGGATATTGGATCTCGAGTACTGATATGCTCCCCTGACGATTTAGAAGTCGGTGACGGAAAGGTCTACGTACGAGATGAACCAGCAACTTTCGTGTTAGTAAAAGATATATGCCACGGCTACAAGTATCCCAATGGTTTTTCCATTGGAGGGCAAGTTATCGGACGAGGCACGTATATGCTTCGACATTTAACACATCTGGAGCGTGAAACAGGTGCGGGGAAACCAGGTCCAGAATATGCAGTCGGCGCACAAGGGGTAGAAATTGAATTCGACATTAGAGACTACACCTACAAAGTATTAAAAGCTTATTCTGTAGTGGATGCAGGAAAAGTGCTGAATCACGATTCCGCTCGTGGGCAAATTACTGGTGGAATGAGCATGGGCCTGAGCTTTGCTAGTAGTGAGTCTTTCGTTATTAATGATGATGGTCTAATTCTGAACAATCGATTGCGCACTTATGTACCATTTCATTATGGCGATCATCCTGAATATATCGTCCATTTCATCGAACGTGCACATATTGATGGTCCTTATGGTGCCCGCGGTCTTGGTGAACATGGTTTAATAGGCATGCCAGCCGCTCTTGCTAATGCAATCTCAACAGTGACCGGCGTCGAGATGGAACGTCTACCACTCACTCCTGAAACGATTTGGGATACTCTAAAGGCGGTGAAGCAATAATGATATCCTTTGACTTTGAA of the Desulfuribacillus stibiiarsenatis genome contains:
- a CDS encoding xanthine dehydrogenase family protein molybdopterin-binding subunit, giving the protein MVLRDEETSEKTIQKSIFRKEAQQKVTGVAKYTDDLPTTGMLHVHLVTSPYAHAKIVSIDTSKAARSPGVRAIVLGQAYPLTGEEIQDRPIIAFDRVRYHGEPVAAIVADRIVNAKKAAVLIEVSYELLSVVNSPRDGLKGDAPLIHPQLDLYQKIQHVYPEPYTNIANRSKIRKGDMQKGWKESDVVIESRYTFSPSDHMAIETRCVTAEIRPDGVVMLNSATQAPYMIKKLMSQYLKIDSGKIIVNTPFVGGGYGGKVAVQLELIAYLASKAVGGRPVKLWNSREQDMITSPVHIGLDAKIKLGATREGKVTAAEIEYLFDGGAYSDKGATISRAAAVTATGPYNIENIACDSLCIYTNHPYATAFRGFSHSELLCAFESAMDQLAKKLSLDPIELRSRNLILPGHSTPTQMVLNKSTIGDLPACVDKLKELMAWNEGQLVQVNDRKVRAKGISLIWKTSTIDSDASSGVTLLFNLDGSIELMSGLVEIGTGTKTILAQILAEKLKMDVSLIHVKMEVDTQVMPEHWKTVASRGTLMAGRAVLKAADDVIYQLKDIGSRVLICSPDDLEVGDGKVYVRDEPATFVLVKDICHGYKYPNGFSIGGQVIGRGTYMLRHLTHLERETGAGKPGPEYAVGAQGVEIEFDIRDYTYKVLKAYSVVDAGKVLNHDSARGQITGGMSMGLSFASSESFVINDDGLILNNRLRTYVPFHYGDHPEYIVHFIERAHIDGPYGARGLGEHGLIGMPAALANAISTVTGVEMERLPLTPETIWDTLKAVKQ
- a CDS encoding YIEGIA domain-containing protein — translated: MENGKDIISPEFLLLIVTATIIGTLARVLSIKMDYRQYPNYPNGYLIHVVTGVVAAALGAFIIPTLMTKNFTAVTFLALAIQQFREVRKIERKSLLDLEGHEYTKRGDAYIDGIAKIFESRNYVALLVAFTTAFTIQMLESYADVTPQIKVIAGSMIGLIVYFLLKYFTKRLKIQDIATVTEGKIEIKGSEMYVDNIFITNVLGEEEAQQWMAGEGVAAVIHPKKEHFRIPLENPGQRQAILFETTRRLGQRRYSFQNPGEGKVVIALIPIIQNFNLFKETILLTPILETVKKTPELLGKTPGEVRYGK